From Clostridium cylindrosporum DSM 605:
CAGTTGGAAAGGTCATAGGTGGAGGTGCTGTAGGATTAGTAACTGGTGATATTATAGGAACTGCTGTTTCAGGGGTTACTGCTGCTGTAGGTGTTGCAAGTACAGGTACTGCAATATCCTCTTTACATGGTGTTGCTTCAACAAATGCAACATTGGCAGCTTTAGGTGGAGGAGCAATTTCAGCTGGTGGCGGAGGTATAGCAGCTGGACAAGCTGTGTTAACAGGTATTAATACAGTAACCACTATAGCCGGAAGTGTTGAAGGTGTTCTAAAAAATGATAATAAAAAATAAAATAATATATTAATAAATGGAGGACAAATTATAATGGGACTTTTCGATAATTTAAGAGTTGCAACAAAAATAACAACTGAATCTATAAGTAAGGCTGCAACGAATGCAGTTAATACTGTTGTTACTGCATCTAAGGAGACTGCAAAAATAAATAGTTTAAAAACAGAGTTAACAGCAATTAATGGTGAACTTGATGCTGCATATAAACAAATAGGAGAAAAATTCGTTGAATATGTTTTAACAACTAATGAGATGCCAGGAATCAATGTAGAAAATATACTTAAACTTATGGAACCTAAATTAGAAAAGAAAAAAGAGCTTGAGATAGAATTAATTGAAATAGAAAAGAGATTAAAGGATCAGGTTATTATTCAAGAAAAAGCTCAATTAGAGAATGAATTTAGACAACAAAAAGAAACTCTTGATAAGGCGATAGCAATGGATATTATATCACAAGAAGAGTACAATTCAAAGATTGAACAATTTAGAAGAAAAATTGATAATTTTGAGGCTATAAGAAATGTTAAAAAGCAACATGAACTTGGAATAATTAGTTATGATGAATTACATATGAAATTAAGAGAATTAAGTTAAGTTTATTTATTATAATCTTTTTATAGATTTAGATAGATTATTTTAAAGAAAGTAAGCCGTGTTGGAAATATGGAAAATAAGCAGTAGAGGAACTAACCTAAGAGAAACTTTAGAGGATAATTTAACAGGTATGTTTTTGGAAATAGAGAAAAGAACTGCTTTATAGGCATAATAAAAGACAGCACTAAGTTTTTAGTGCTGTTAAATATGTTATGCTTAATTTTCTAAAATGCTAATTACTATAAATTATGCTTACTATTATATTAGTAATTTCTGAGGTATTATTAGAAAGCAAAAATTCATTAATAGAGCTTGAATCTACAGAGTTAATTAAAATCAAATCATTTTTAATAGTTTCAAAAACCTTATCATTAATAGTAGAGGTAAATCCACCATTTACAGTGTAAAAACAAATTGCTTCTAAATCTTTATTTAATGAAGTTTTATATTCGAATTTAAGCTGTTTATTAGGGCTAATATTAATATGAAGTAATTCACCATTATAATTTTCTCTTGTCATTAAATTAAAAACAGAAGCTTTACCATAGGTTTTAGTTGTCCAATCCCCCATAAAATCGTCTTGCTCAAATGGATTAAGTAGTTTTTTATACTTATTTTCATGGTCCAAAGTTATTTTTCCTTCTATAACCATGAATTTACGAGAAACTTTTGGTAGGCTACTAAAAGTAGATTCTGGTATATCAATTTTAGCAACCCCTAGCCTCCATAAAAAGTTTTTGCTAGCATAATCAGAATCTAAGGGATATGTTGTCAGTTCTGTAGCTACTCCTCCAGACCAAAATGTTGGCTTATAATTTTCTTGCCTTAGTAATTCTACATTATAGTTCATGTATTAATACACCTCTTCTTATATATCTTTTATGTTCATTATATTTAAAGATATATATATATTCAATTAAGTTAATGTGAGTTCAAAATATTAATTGATTTATGGTTTGAGTTGTTTAAAAAGAAAGCCTCAGAAGTATTAGGTTTTGAAATTATTTATGTTAGAGTATAATTTTAGTATATAGAATCAGAAGACAAAGTTAAGATTCATATAATTAAGATATTTATTGAGAAAAATTAGAGAGGTTTGAACATATGATAAGGTCAATTTTAAAGGATGAAGTTTTTTTAAGAGAGAAATCAGTACCTGCAACACAAGATGATATAACTGTTATTGATGATTTAGTGGATACATTAAGAGCAAATTTAGATGAGTGTGTTGGTATGGCTGCTAATATGATAGGAATAAAAAAACGTATATTGGTATTTAGTGTAGGGGATAGCATTATTTCTATGGTGAATCCAGTTATACTAAAGAAAGAGAAAAGTTATGAGACTGAGGAGAGTTGTTTGTCATTAACTGGTTTCAGAAAAACAACAAGATATGAAACAATAGAAGTAGAGTATCTTGATAGAGACTTTAAGAAGCATAAAGAAATATTTAATGGATTTACTGCTCAGATTATTCAGCATGAAGTAGATCATTTCGAAGGTATAATAATCTAAGAAGTGAATTTCAGTAATATAACTTTAAAAGGGTTAATAGTCACTTAGCATTAATAATTAAATGATGAAGCACATATATAAAGCGTGATAGAAAAGTACTATCACGCTTTTGTATTATTATAAGTTACTTTACCATATCTAATATTTCATCTTCTGGAATTGAAGAATCACAACGAACCTCTATTTTTCTGTTTTTACTAACAATAAATCCTGGTACAGTTACAATATTATATTTTTCTCTAAGTGAGCTAATTCCATTATCTGAAAAGTTATCAGTATCCACATAATAAATAGTTGTGTTAATTTTATTAGCTAATCCACTTAACTTATTAACAAATTTACGGCAAAATGGGCATGTTCCACGGCCAATATAAGCAACAGCTAAGTCTTCATTAGATAATAATTCATCTGCTTGTGTAGAAGTTACTTTTTCAAATAACTTTACATCTTCTTCGTATCTATCATTTTCAAACATTTGTATCCTCCTAAGTTTTTAAAGTATTATATCAAAGCTAAATTATTACATCAAATTTAGTTAGCTTCTATAGTAGTTAGTTTGTGAAATTATAGAAAGTATTATAAGTATACATAATATAATATTGACCATATTTTAAGGTATAAAAGTATTATCGCTTATTGTTAAGATATAGAGAAAAATCCAAGTTTATCTGGAATATATGGTATGGAGTGGCATAAACTTTTATAAAGATTGGATATGGGGGTAATAGATATGTCTGAGTATTCTTTAAAAATTCTTATATGTGATGATTCAATGTTAATGAGAAAAAGATTAAAAGAAAGTTTATCTTTATGCGGTTGCTTCGATATTCTAGAAGCAACTAATGGCCAGGCAGCAGTAGATATTTATAAGGAAGAAAGTCCGGATTTAGTATTTATGGACTTAGTTATGCCAATAAAGGATGGGATAACCGCAGTTTTTGAAATAAAGGAATTTGATAAAAAGGCTAAAATTATTATAGCTTCTTCTTCGGGGACACAGGAGAACCTAAAGAAAGCTATTAAGGCTGGGGCAATTGAATTTATTCAGAAGCCATGGGGACAAGATCAACTTAATAGGATAATTAAGAACTTTACGAAGAAGGAGGAATAGATTATGTTTACTCAATATTTTGGACATTATTTATTGAATAAAGGATATATTAATCCAGAACAATTGCATGACGGATTGGAACACCAGAAGAATACAAGGTTAAAATTAGGAGTTTTGGCTGTAAATGCAGGATACATGAATGCATATGAGGCTGATAGGGTAAATGAGGCGCAAAAGAGGCTGGACAAAAGATTTGGTGAACTAGCAGTAGATATGGGATACTTAAAAGAAGAACAAGTAGAAAAATTGTTATCCTCACAAAAACTTGGACATCTTTTATTAGGTCAGGTTCTTGTAGATAAAGAATATATGACTCTTCAAGAATTTGAAAAGGCAATAAATGAATATAAAAGAGACTACAGCATTTCAGATAAGGAATTTGAAGCCATACAAAGAGATGATGTAGATAAAATCATAAACACATTTACAAAATTTCAAGGCAGTAAAAATGAAGAGACACTTAAAGATTATTTAGCATTATTTATAAGAAATTTAATTAGATTTATAGATACAGAAGCAATGATAGGTGAAGTAGTTAAATTAAAAGATTATGAATGCAAATTCACTGCTAAACAAGATATACAAGGAAAAGTAGCTCTATCTACTTATATTGAAGCAGAAGAGAATTCTTTTATAAGATTCGCATCTAAATATGCGGAGGAGGAGTTAAGCTCTATTGATGAAATGGCAGAAGCTTCCGTTGGGGAATTCTTAAATTTGCAGAATGGAATCTTTTTAGTTAATGTTTCTAATTCAGGAGTAGAATTAGAATTGACTCCACAGGAAGTTTACTCCAACATAAAGGTGCATGATGTTTATAAAATATCTATAGATTTATCCTTTGGTAAAATTAGTATTTTGATTAAAGAGGAGTAAAATATCATAGGGTTCTTTACTTAGACTCAATTTTCATAAGTGACAATTCTATATTTAAAACATTATCTTTAAATGAATCTTATATGAATGCTATTAAATGAGCAATATATAATAGATGGGGTTCCTGATGGAAGAATAGTATAGAAATATAAGGGGGTTTTCATAGAAAGCCCCCTTAATAGTTCTTTTCTTAATATGAATTTTTTATTATTTAAAAGCTTATTAAGGTTAGGGTATGCACCTAGAGATTTCCTTTGATGATTCTGATTTAGAAAATAGAATATAATCTTCTTCAGTTAAAGGCTTGGAGAAATAATATCCTTGAATGGTGTCTACTCCTAGTTCCTTTAGTAGCTTGTATTGTTCAAAGGTCTCCACTCCTTCTACTATTACCTTCAGGTTTATAGAGTGAGAAAGCTTCAATACTCCTTCTATTAAGGATAGGCTGTGAATATCTGATCCAATATTGTCTACAAAGGATTTATCTATTTTCAAAGTATCAATTGGTAGTTGACTTAGATAGCTAAGTGAGGAATATCCTGTTCCGAAGTCATCTAATGAAATTTTAAACCCTTTAGCTTTTAGTTCATTAAGAATTCTAACACAGTCTACCATATTATCTATAAAAACTTGTTCTGTTATTTCAAGTGTTATCTGAGAGGGAGAAATACCTTCTTGCTCAACAATATGAATGATCTTCTCTACAAAATTAACCTGTCTAAATTGTTTAGGAGATATATTTACTGAAATGTTTTGTTTTATTCCAAGTTCTGATTCTAGTCGCTTTAAGTAGTGGCAGGTTTCTCTTAGAACCCAGTTTCCTAGTGCATCTATCGTACCACTGTTTTCAGCCACTTCAATAAACTCAAGGGGAAAAACAAGTCCTAATTCTTTATCATTCCATCTAATTAATGCCTCAGCCCCTTTAAATTCAGATTCCGAGGAAATAGGAACCTGTGGTTGGTAGACTAAACTAAAAAAGCTAAAATCATTTCTAGTGATTAAAGTTCTAAGTCTAGATTCTACAAGGGCTCTTCTTTGCATTTCTTCTCCCATTTCATCTCCGAAGAAACTATATTGACTTTTTCCCTTAGCTTTAGAGTTATACATAGCCATATCAGCATTTTTAAATAGTGTATCAACATCGAGTCCACTTTCGGGGAAGAAACTAACCCCTATACTTGCTGAAATATTAATTTTTTTATTGTTAGTTGAAGACATATTACTTAACCTATTTAGAATATCTTTACAAAAAGAATGAACTTCATCTTCTAATACAATGTCTTTAAACAAGGTGATAAATTCATCTCCTCCAATTCTTGAAGTTACAATTCTGTTATCCATATAGGAGATTTCTTTAAATATTTTGGCTACAAATTTAAGTAGCTTATCTCCCT
This genomic window contains:
- the traF gene encoding conjugal transfer protein TraF; this translates as MFENDRYEEDVKLFEKVTSTQADELLSNEDLAVAYIGRGTCPFCRKFVNKLSGLANKINTTIYYVDTDNFSDNGISSLREKYNIVTVPGFIVSKNRKIEVRCDSSIPEDEILDMVK
- a CDS encoding response regulator, which produces MSEYSLKILICDDSMLMRKRLKESLSLCGCFDILEATNGQAAVDIYKEESPDLVFMDLVMPIKDGITAVFEIKEFDKKAKIIIASSSGTQENLKKAIKAGAIEFIQKPWGQDQLNRIIKNFTKKEE
- a CDS encoding HutD family protein; this translates as MNYNVELLRQENYKPTFWSGGVATELTTYPLDSDYASKNFLWRLGVAKIDIPESTFSSLPKVSRKFMVIEGKITLDHENKYKKLLNPFEQDDFMGDWTTKTYGKASVFNLMTRENYNGELLHINISPNKQLKFEYKTSLNKDLEAICFYTVNGGFTSTINDKVFETIKNDLILINSVDSSSINEFLLSNNTSEITNIIVSIIYSN
- a CDS encoding peptide deformylase, which codes for MIRSILKDEVFLREKSVPATQDDITVIDDLVDTLRANLDECVGMAANMIGIKKRILVFSVGDSIISMVNPVILKKEKSYETEESCLSLTGFRKTTRYETIEVEYLDRDFKKHKEIFNGFTAQIIQHEVDHFEGIII
- a CDS encoding bifunctional diguanylate cyclase/phosphodiesterase is translated as MIKKIKNLNNPMKIFIQVIILSIIGVILVLNYYKSNEAKHAINMEESIQQVFEKSKGDLYNNYGILKAIVYDLETTPNFHQNNIYPIVKGYLSSNPQISKISFADKDGRILSSLNNSGSDLTYKYKGKSIEASSLKMNSSVKTSKIDIEMKPSIYSDQEIDILYPMYKNRKLIGFLSITIDAHGMFSGVKFKSTLNKNEMLVSTPNGKTIFKSKGFNGENTYIKNVNIEGVTWIVQIESKEDVMGVVMKKAILLALALTCLLSFVIYLEWQLLNKGEYITELTRLQGEIEIIAYSDSLTGLCNRLSITNQISNYIKNAKKEDRCAVIFLDLDDFKNVNDVFGHEKGDKLLKFVAKIFKEISYMDNRIVTSRIGGDEFITLFKDIVLEDEVHSFCKDILNRLSNMSSTNNKKINISASIGVSFFPESGLDVDTLFKNADMAMYNSKAKGKSQYSFFGDEMGEEMQRRALVESRLRTLITRNDFSFFSLVYQPQVPISSESEFKGAEALIRWNDKELGLVFPLEFIEVAENSGTIDALGNWVLRETCHYLKRLESELGIKQNISVNISPKQFRQVNFVEKIIHIVEQEGISPSQITLEITEQVFIDNMVDCVRILNELKAKGFKISLDDFGTGYSSLSYLSQLPIDTLKIDKSFVDNIGSDIHSLSLIEGVLKLSHSINLKVIVEGVETFEQYKLLKELGVDTIQGYYFSKPLTEEDYILFSKSESSKEISRCIP